One window of the Chryseotalea sp. WA131a genome contains the following:
- a CDS encoding DUF1343 domain-containing protein yields the protein MLGCDRFIQSDHFKEIRFGLLTNHSTFTSSYQPLALELVHRGVNIQKIFSPEHGINSQGEDGAKQISHLDGLTRKPVISLYENQLFPPVEDLADIEAVLIDLPNVGCRFYTYWWTITYMLEACSKAHRAVFLLDRPNLRGIESTVEGPMLDVNHCRSFLGRKSMPLTHGFSYGQLAQHYVRSEGIELEMEIFSTDTFSQAEFIPPSPSLNDLQAVTLYPFTGLFEGINVSHGRGTSFPFKVIGAPWIHAESFWRFFQEQKIPGVKAYPYSFKPMWGNFPQQVCNGLYFMVTDRAAFRPVACALKVAQYLLEKYSEHISQQSYPTHANPTGAHHLDLLLGVPNSFFRIQNDSTNLFAQLTDRTVSRWVSAVKT from the coding sequence ATGCTGGGCTGCGATCGATTCATTCAATCAGACCATTTTAAAGAAATCCGATTTGGCTTATTAACCAATCACAGCACCTTTACCTCCAGTTACCAGCCACTTGCCCTCGAGCTAGTCCACCGAGGCGTCAACATTCAAAAAATTTTTTCGCCCGAACACGGGATCAATTCACAAGGCGAGGATGGGGCAAAGCAAATCAGCCACCTTGATGGGCTTACCCGAAAACCGGTTATTAGCCTGTACGAAAACCAACTGTTTCCACCAGTAGAAGACTTAGCAGATATTGAGGCGGTGTTGATTGATCTTCCTAATGTCGGCTGTAGATTTTACACTTATTGGTGGACGATCACCTATATGCTTGAGGCCTGCAGCAAAGCGCACCGTGCGGTATTTTTGTTGGACCGACCAAACTTGCGAGGAATTGAAAGTACGGTTGAAGGTCCGATGTTGGATGTAAATCACTGTCGGTCATTTTTAGGTCGTAAGTCAATGCCCCTAACCCATGGTTTTTCCTACGGCCAACTTGCGCAGCATTATGTGAGAAGTGAAGGAATAGAACTTGAAATGGAGATATTTTCAACCGACACCTTTTCTCAAGCTGAATTTATACCACCTTCACCATCTCTTAACGATTTGCAAGCCGTGACGTTGTATCCCTTTACCGGTTTATTTGAAGGAATTAACGTAAGCCACGGGAGAGGAACATCGTTTCCATTCAAGGTGATCGGAGCGCCTTGGATTCATGCCGAAAGCTTTTGGAGATTTTTTCAGGAACAGAAAATCCCAGGTGTCAAAGCGTACCCTTATTCATTTAAACCAATGTGGGGCAATTTTCCGCAACAAGTTTGCAATGGCTTGTATTTTATGGTTACTGATCGCGCGGCCTTCAGGCCAGTCGCATGCGCCTTGAAAGTAGCCCAATACTTGTTAGAAAAATACAGTGAGCATATATCGCAACAGTCTTATCCAACACATGCCAACCCAACAGGCGCGCACCATCTAGATCTCTTGTTAGGCGTTCCAAACTCATTCTTCAGAATACAAAATGACTCAACAAACCTTTTCGCGCAGCTAACCGACCGTACAGTTAGCCGTTGGGTTTCGGCCGTAAAAACCTGA
- a CDS encoding dienelactone hydrolase family protein, with translation MDQRIINLFDEYTHKPLSREEFLKRLAMLTGSTAAALTVLPLLEVNYAHAATVLQEDERLITERIAYAGEEGEMKAYVARPKKEQKYGEVMVIHENRGLNPHIEDVTRRMALEGFLAIAPDALSTQGGTPMDGDKAREMFGKLDATKNIKNFTKAFDYLKTRKDCNGKFGCMGFCWGGALANQMAVHVPDLKVAIPFYGRQPETVDVPKIKAFVQLHYGEQDERVNAGIPAYEEALKKVGTRYELFIYEGAQHAFHNDTAPTRYNEAAAKLAWSRAIELLKKELK, from the coding sequence ATGGATCAGCGCATCATCAACCTATTTGACGAGTACACACACAAACCACTTTCACGCGAAGAGTTTTTAAAGAGACTTGCCATGCTTACCGGAAGCACGGCTGCAGCCTTGACAGTTCTGCCCTTGTTAGAGGTAAACTATGCACATGCAGCCACGGTGTTGCAAGAAGATGAGCGATTGATAACAGAACGAATTGCGTACGCTGGCGAAGAGGGAGAGATGAAGGCCTATGTTGCCCGGCCAAAGAAGGAACAAAAATATGGCGAAGTAATGGTCATTCATGAAAATCGCGGACTGAATCCGCACATCGAAGACGTGACCAGAAGAATGGCATTGGAGGGGTTTTTAGCCATCGCACCCGATGCTTTATCAACGCAAGGTGGCACCCCAATGGACGGAGACAAAGCAAGAGAAATGTTTGGTAAGCTTGATGCTACCAAGAACATCAAGAATTTCACAAAAGCCTTTGATTATTTAAAGACCCGTAAAGATTGCAACGGAAAATTTGGGTGCATGGGTTTTTGTTGGGGCGGAGCATTGGCTAACCAAATGGCCGTGCATGTTCCTGATTTGAAAGTAGCCATTCCTTTTTACGGTAGGCAACCTGAGACAGTAGATGTGCCTAAGATAAAGGCGTTTGTTCAGTTACACTATGGCGAGCAAGATGAGCGTGTCAATGCTGGCATTCCTGCCTATGAAGAAGCATTGAAAAAAGTGGGTACACGGTATGAGCTTTTTATCTATGAAGGGGCTCAGCATGCTTTTCACAACGATACTGCCCCCACTCGCTACAACGAAGCAGCAGCTAAGTTGGCGTGGAGTCGCGCAATTGAACTTCTCAAAAAGGAATTGAAATGA
- a CDS encoding carboxymuconolactone decarboxylase family protein — translation MGLVDQFNAYRSQMNERILDADNLIIKRIFNLDTNAYQAGALDVKSKELIGLTCSLVLRCDDCVKYHLGKCKEVGFTTAEIHEAMGVATLVGGTIVVPHLRRAFEYWDELTKA, via the coding sequence ATGGGCTTAGTAGACCAATTCAACGCATACCGCAGCCAAATGAACGAACGCATTTTGGATGCAGACAACCTCATCATCAAACGCATCTTTAATCTTGATACCAACGCCTACCAAGCAGGCGCACTGGATGTAAAATCCAAAGAACTCATCGGCCTTACCTGTTCACTTGTGCTTCGCTGCGATGATTGCGTAAAATACCACTTGGGCAAGTGCAAAGAAGTGGGTTTCACCACGGCAGAAATACACGAGGCAATGGGCGTGGCCACGCTGGTAGGTGGCACCATTGTAGTGCCACACCTGCGCAGAGCATTTGAGTATTGGGATGAATTAACAAAAGCCTAA
- a CDS encoding DUF1684 domain-containing protein — MQNNLAGLVIAMLFSHVNYGQIDSISSLAEIKKFQTELNTEYSDRSKSPLEPKDFKKFRGHAFFPINLKYRVKATLKLTESSAFFLMQTSNDQPRLYRKYADVVFSLEGQEFSIPAYQSKDLMSTKEYADYFFFPFTDITNGETTYSAGRYIDLRIPKVGNELILDFNMAYNPYCAYSKNYSCPIVPRENDLNIKIEAGVKLAGKH; from the coding sequence ATGCAAAATAACTTAGCTGGATTAGTTATCGCGATGCTTTTCTCTCATGTTAATTATGGTCAGATTGATTCAATTTCCTCGTTAGCTGAAATCAAAAAATTTCAAACAGAGTTAAACACAGAATACTCGGATAGAAGTAAATCACCACTTGAACCAAAAGACTTTAAGAAATTCAGAGGACACGCATTCTTTCCAATAAATTTGAAATATCGGGTGAAAGCAACGCTGAAGTTAACCGAGTCTTCAGCTTTTTTCTTGATGCAAACCAGCAACGATCAACCACGTTTGTACCGAAAATATGCCGATGTAGTTTTTAGTTTAGAGGGTCAGGAGTTTTCAATCCCCGCTTATCAGTCAAAAGATTTAATGTCGACAAAGGAGTATGCTGATTATTTTTTTTTTCCTTTTACGGACATAACGAATGGAGAAACCACGTATAGTGCAGGAAGGTATATTGATTTAAGAATTCCCAAAGTGGGGAATGAGCTGATTTTAGATTTCAATATGGCCTATAACCCCTATTGTGCATACAGTAAAAATTATTCTTGCCCCATCGTTCCAAGAGAAAATGATTTAAATATAAAAATTGAGGCGGGTGTAAAACTTGCCGGCAAGCATTAA
- a CDS encoding IS5 family transposase, which yields MKNKSRGLFDEQFRLDKIGKQNDPLLKLQAHIDFGIFRKPLEAHFESGKDRSQGGRPSFDYLMMFKILILQRYYNLSDDGTEYAILDRLSFMRFLGLTISDTVPDAKTIWNFKNELAKGKMVEKLFSLLDKTLSQRGVILNKGRMIDASIVEVPIQRNSRDENQQLNEGIIPPDWKDKENKLRQKDIDAKWVTHNGKSYYGYKDHVKADARTKLITGYKVTPANVHDSEMIGPLIDKRDRGQKVYADSAYRSEKIEKELNGKNMTSMIHEKGYRNKPLTNAQQKRNKKKSKTRARVEHIFGFMTNSMNRMYIRCRNFVRAKATIGLMNLTYNLFRLTQIKVNLNGR from the coding sequence ATGAAAAATAAATCGAGAGGATTATTTGATGAGCAGTTTCGGTTGGATAAAATCGGTAAGCAAAACGATCCATTGTTAAAATTGCAAGCCCACATTGACTTTGGGATTTTCCGCAAACCCTTGGAGGCACATTTTGAATCGGGAAAAGACAGAAGCCAAGGCGGTCGCCCTTCCTTTGATTATCTGATGATGTTCAAAATATTGATTTTGCAGCGCTATTATAATTTAAGCGATGACGGCACGGAATATGCGATTTTAGATCGTTTATCGTTCATGCGTTTTTTAGGGTTGACCATATCTGATACGGTGCCCGATGCCAAAACAATCTGGAACTTTAAAAATGAACTTGCCAAAGGCAAGATGGTGGAGAAATTGTTTTCCTTGCTGGATAAAACCTTGAGCCAACGGGGTGTAATTCTTAACAAAGGCCGAATGATAGATGCCTCCATTGTGGAAGTCCCTATTCAACGAAACAGCCGCGATGAGAACCAACAACTCAATGAGGGGATTATTCCCCCAGATTGGAAAGATAAAGAAAACAAGCTACGCCAGAAAGATATTGATGCCAAATGGGTTACGCACAATGGAAAAAGTTACTATGGGTATAAAGACCATGTGAAAGCCGATGCGCGCACCAAACTCATTACGGGTTATAAGGTAACCCCTGCCAATGTTCACGATAGTGAAATGATTGGACCATTGATTGACAAAAGGGATCGCGGACAAAAAGTATATGCTGATAGTGCTTATCGGAGTGAGAAAATTGAAAAAGAGTTGAACGGAAAAAATATGACCTCCATGATCCATGAAAAAGGATACCGCAATAAACCCCTTACCAATGCGCAGCAAAAGCGCAACAAGAAGAAATCAAAGACAAGGGCAAGAGTGGAGCACATTTTTGGGTTCATGACCAACTCGATGAACCGAATGTATATCCGATGCCGAAACTTTGTGAGGGCCAAAGCAACGATTGGTTTAATGAACCTCACCTACAATTTGTTCAGGCTAACGCAGATAAAAGTGAACTTGAATGGCCGATAG
- the nadC gene encoding carboxylating nicotinate-nucleotide diphosphorylase gives MRPAYLTEEAIQSFIISALAEDVGEGDHSSLAAIPEKVIGKGKLLVKDEGIIAGLEMAAKIFHQVNPTLQVTFFKKDGDAIATGEIAFEVVGPAQSILTAERLVLNCMQRMSGIATYTHRLCKLIEGTSAKLLDTRKTTPNFRLMEKWAVAIGGGHNHRYALYDMIMLKDNHVDMAGGIKNAIDRTQLYVHEKKKKLKIEIETRSLREVEEVLQVGGVDVIMLDNMSGEDMKKAVEWIGGRYQTEASGGITEATLRAVAECGVDFISVGALTHSVKSLDLSLKTKPI, from the coding sequence ATGCGCCCTGCCTACTTAACAGAAGAAGCAATCCAATCATTTATTATCTCCGCTTTGGCCGAAGATGTTGGCGAAGGTGACCATTCTTCGTTGGCTGCAATTCCGGAAAAAGTAATTGGCAAAGGAAAGTTGCTGGTAAAGGATGAAGGAATTATTGCCGGGCTGGAGATGGCTGCAAAAATTTTCCATCAGGTTAATCCTACACTTCAAGTTACCTTCTTCAAAAAAGATGGCGATGCCATCGCAACGGGAGAAATTGCTTTTGAAGTAGTGGGGCCAGCACAATCGATATTAACCGCAGAACGCTTGGTGCTGAATTGCATGCAACGTATGAGTGGTATTGCCACCTACACCCACCGACTTTGTAAACTGATTGAAGGCACATCGGCAAAGTTACTGGACACGCGCAAAACCACCCCTAACTTTCGGTTGATGGAAAAGTGGGCGGTAGCCATTGGCGGTGGGCATAATCACCGCTATGCGCTATATGATATGATTATGTTGAAGGATAACCATGTGGACATGGCAGGCGGAATAAAAAATGCCATTGACCGAACTCAATTGTACGTACATGAAAAAAAGAAAAAGCTGAAAATAGAGATTGAAACACGCTCGCTTCGTGAAGTGGAAGAGGTGTTGCAAGTGGGCGGAGTGGATGTTATCATGCTCGACAACATGAGTGGTGAGGACATGAAAAAAGCAGTTGAGTGGATTGGGGGGCGCTATCAAACCGAGGCGAGTGGCGGCATTACCGAGGCCACCTTGCGCGCTGTAGCCGAGTGCGGAGTAGATTTTATTTCAGTAGGGGCACTGACACACTCGGTAAAGAGTTTGGATTTGAGCTTGAAGACGAAGCCGATTTAG
- a CDS encoding DUF4783 domain-containing protein: protein MKNVKWVLVIVLGVSATGVFAQAELFASMKEAIKSNNAKELVRNFNQSVDINIEGDINNYSKAQAEFVLRDFFKKHPAGDFNVLHTGSSPNGLKYAIGKYQSGSDSYNVLIRVKETDKQYFVHEISFIKE, encoded by the coding sequence ATGAAAAATGTGAAATGGGTTTTGGTGATTGTTTTAGGGGTTTCGGCCACGGGTGTATTTGCCCAAGCCGAACTTTTTGCCTCTATGAAGGAAGCCATCAAATCGAACAATGCGAAAGAGTTGGTCAGGAATTTCAATCAGTCGGTGGACATCAACATTGAAGGCGACATCAATAACTACAGCAAGGCCCAAGCTGAATTTGTGCTCCGCGATTTTTTTAAGAAGCACCCTGCGGGCGATTTCAATGTGCTGCACACGGGGTCATCGCCAAACGGGTTGAAGTATGCTATTGGCAAATACCAAAGCGGAAGCGATAGCTACAATGTGTTGATACGGGTAAAAGAAACCGACAAGCAATATTTTGTGCACGAGATTTCGTTTATTAAGGAGTAG
- a CDS encoding PD40 domain-containing protein yields MKKSFSLFVLVLLAGFGFSQGTMLLRQPTISNTQVAFVYANDLWIVGKDGGDAKRLTSNEGQESLPHFSPDGKWIAFTGQYDGNTDVYLIPSEGGQPQRLTWHPGADNVTGWTPDGESVLFASSREAVPTQESKIYKINYKGGMEEALEIPRAVAGEISEDGKYIAYQQIGFWDAEWRNYRGGQAKPIWIVDLKNYSLKMTPQTDNERHTDPVWLNNVVYFLSERDYANNVWSYNPATNELKQQTFHSDFDAKSLDGGGGVIVYEQGGYLNILNPANGNTKRLTINVRGDFHWARERWEEVKPISLANASLSPTGQRALFEYRGEVFTVPKEKGDWRNITRNSSAADRSPVWSPDGKKIAWFSDVSGEYQLMIGDQEGLEKPKVISIEKPTFFFKPAWSPDSKYIAFTDTDYVLWFTDVNSGITKKIDSDRYAHPNRTLNPVWSPDSKWIAYARLLDNHYKVIKAYNIETAQSVQLTDGMADAISPVWDSSGKYLYFLASTNYALNSGWLDMSSYDRPLTRALYLIVLNKEDVSPLAPRSDDEKEKPKEDKKEGTPVVKIDLDGIANRILAVDIPQRNYAALYPASDGYLFYSEIVANQQGQTLHRYNFKDRKTEVYLTPVNDVAVSHDRKSLLYRSNATWGILGTSDSNKKIGDGKLETLSSMKLKINPMEEWKQIFREGWRYQRDFLYVSNVHGAPWNDVYKWYSPWIDHVRHRTDLNYVVDILGGEVAVGHSYTSGGDFPNIDNVPVGLLGADFEIQNGMYRFKKIYLGESWNPDIKAPLREPGVNISAGDYLLEVNGQSISTSVNLYKYFEATANRQIKIKVSSKPSAEGARTVTIVPVENENQLRNIDWVESNRRKVNELSKGQLAYVYVPNTGNPGYTSFNRYYFAQQDKKGAIIDERNNGGGSAADYMVDIMARDLHGYFNSRTEGHLPLRVPHAAIYGPKVMLINERAGSGGDLLPYLFNKMKIGPLVGTKTWGGLVGTWDTPLFVDGGRMVAPRGGFYDVNGQWAVEGVGISPDIEVQQTPADVMKGRDPQLEKAVDEALKLLKTQAVEMKAEPLAPVKYKRPARKN; encoded by the coding sequence ATGAAAAAGTCCTTTTCGCTTTTTGTGCTTGTCCTGCTTGCCGGCTTCGGATTTTCGCAAGGTACGATGCTCCTTCGCCAGCCAACCATCAGCAATACGCAGGTAGCGTTTGTCTATGCTAACGATTTGTGGATTGTTGGCAAAGATGGTGGTGATGCCAAACGGCTTACGAGCAACGAAGGGCAAGAAAGCCTCCCTCATTTTTCCCCAGATGGCAAATGGATCGCCTTTACCGGCCAATACGATGGCAATACAGATGTGTATCTGATTCCCTCGGAAGGCGGCCAACCCCAGCGATTAACGTGGCACCCTGGTGCAGATAACGTAACAGGCTGGACACCCGATGGCGAGTCGGTTTTGTTTGCGTCTTCGCGCGAAGCCGTGCCTACACAAGAATCAAAAATTTATAAAATCAACTACAAGGGCGGTATGGAAGAAGCGTTGGAAATTCCTCGTGCGGTGGCGGGAGAAATTTCGGAAGACGGAAAATACATCGCCTATCAGCAAATTGGTTTTTGGGATGCCGAGTGGCGAAACTACCGTGGAGGCCAGGCGAAACCCATTTGGATTGTGGACTTGAAAAACTATTCTTTAAAGATGACGCCACAAACGGATAACGAGCGGCACACAGACCCCGTTTGGTTAAACAATGTCGTTTACTTTCTTTCGGAGCGCGACTATGCCAATAATGTGTGGTCGTACAATCCAGCTACCAATGAACTCAAACAACAAACTTTTCATTCTGATTTTGATGCCAAGAGTTTGGATGGAGGAGGCGGTGTGATTGTTTACGAACAAGGTGGCTATTTAAATATTCTCAATCCCGCCAACGGAAACACGAAACGATTGACGATCAATGTGCGGGGTGATTTCCACTGGGCTCGCGAACGTTGGGAAGAAGTAAAACCTATTTCACTTGCTAACGCTTCCCTTTCACCTACCGGACAGAGGGCATTGTTTGAATATCGCGGTGAAGTGTTTACCGTGCCAAAAGAAAAAGGAGATTGGCGCAACATCACACGCAACTCCTCTGCAGCGGATCGCTCGCCTGTGTGGTCGCCCGATGGAAAAAAGATTGCGTGGTTTAGTGATGTAAGTGGCGAGTATCAATTGATGATTGGTGACCAAGAAGGATTGGAAAAGCCAAAAGTTATTTCCATTGAGAAGCCCACTTTCTTTTTCAAACCAGCGTGGTCGCCCGATAGCAAGTACATTGCCTTCACCGATACCGATTATGTGTTGTGGTTTACTGATGTGAATTCTGGCATCACCAAAAAAATTGACAGCGACCGCTACGCTCATCCCAATCGCACATTAAATCCTGTTTGGTCGCCCGATAGCAAGTGGATTGCGTATGCGCGCTTGTTAGACAATCATTACAAGGTCATCAAAGCATACAACATAGAGACTGCACAGAGCGTGCAACTTACCGATGGCATGGCCGATGCCATTTCGCCCGTATGGGATTCCAGCGGAAAGTATTTGTATTTCTTGGCCAGCACGAATTATGCGTTGAACTCAGGTTGGCTGGACATGAGTTCGTACGACCGCCCGCTGACGCGAGCCTTGTATTTAATTGTGTTGAACAAGGAGGATGTATCGCCCCTTGCACCTCGCAGCGATGACGAAAAAGAAAAACCAAAAGAAGACAAAAAGGAAGGTACGCCCGTAGTGAAAATCGATTTGGACGGAATAGCCAATCGCATTTTAGCGGTGGATATTCCGCAACGGAATTATGCAGCCCTCTATCCAGCGAGCGATGGGTATTTATTTTACTCCGAAATCGTAGCAAACCAGCAAGGACAAACATTGCACCGCTATAACTTTAAAGACCGCAAAACAGAAGTGTATCTCACACCGGTAAATGATGTAGCTGTTTCACATGATAGAAAATCGCTTCTCTATCGCAGCAACGCTACATGGGGAATTTTAGGCACAAGTGATTCCAACAAAAAGATTGGCGATGGAAAGTTGGAAACATTAAGCAGCATGAAACTAAAAATCAACCCAATGGAAGAGTGGAAACAAATCTTCCGAGAAGGCTGGCGCTACCAACGCGACTTTTTGTATGTGAGCAATGTGCACGGTGCGCCTTGGAACGATGTGTACAAATGGTATAGCCCTTGGATTGACCATGTGCGCCACCGCACCGATTTGAATTATGTGGTCGATATTTTGGGTGGTGAAGTAGCAGTAGGTCACTCTTATACAAGTGGTGGAGATTTCCCTAACATCGACAATGTGCCGGTAGGCTTGCTCGGTGCTGACTTTGAAATCCAAAATGGAATGTATCGATTTAAGAAAATCTATTTAGGCGAAAGCTGGAATCCAGATATCAAAGCGCCATTGCGCGAGCCGGGTGTGAATATTAGTGCCGGTGATTATTTATTAGAAGTAAATGGGCAATCGATTTCAACTTCTGTCAATCTCTACAAGTACTTTGAAGCTACGGCCAACCGACAAATTAAAATAAAAGTAAGCAGCAAACCTTCGGCAGAGGGTGCACGAACAGTTACCATTGTGCCGGTGGAAAATGAAAATCAACTGCGCAATATCGATTGGGTGGAAAGCAATCGGAGAAAAGTGAATGAATTGTCGAAAGGTCAATTGGCGTATGTGTATGTACCGAACACAGGTAATCCGGGCTATACTTCTTTCAATCGTTACTATTTTGCACAGCAAGACAAGAAGGGAGCCATCATTGACGAACGCAATAACGGAGGAGGTTCGGCCGCGGATTACATGGTCGACATTATGGCGCGTGATTTACACGGATATTTCAACTCGCGCACCGAGGGTCATTTGCCTTTACGTGTGCCTCATGCAGCTATCTACGGCCCAAAAGTAATGTTGATCAACGAACGCGCTGGTTCGGGTGGTGATTTGTTGCCTTACCTTTTCAACAAAATGAAAATCGGGCCCTTGGTAGGAACCAAAACATGGGGTGGCTTGGTAGGCACGTGGGACACACCTCTTTTTGTAGATGGTGGACGGATGGTAGCACCTCGTGGTGGTTTCTATGATGTGAATGGACAATGGGCGGTAGAAGGCGTTGGCATCTCGCCAGATATTGAAGTGCAGCAAACGCCAGCCGATGTGATGAAGGGCCGCGACCCGCAATTGGAAAAAGCTGTGGATGAAGCGTTGAAGTTGTTAAAAACGCAAGCTGTAGAGATGAAGGCTGAACCGCTTGCACCGGTGAAGTATAAGAGGCCGGCTAGAAAAAATTGA
- a CDS encoding carbohydrate binding family 9 domain-containing protein: protein MVLFYRASITFIFLLVNLTAFAQIKNQPGKGLAIRKATGKIVLDGKLDEADWQSAEVAADFFLNYPVDNAAPSFQSEARVMFDEHALYVSFVCYDDQRPDIVQSLRRDFDFSTNDHIGVYIGPYNDGINGFFFGITPEGVQREGTVAGAGADDNGYNATWDNKWYSHVTNYADKWVAELMIPFKSFRYKSEAREWNITFLRNDVKRNQISSWIATPIQFIPASFAYSGKLVWQDPPPRQSINVSLIPFVAGSTATDRTTNPQTTTNDFQYGADAKVAVTPSLNLDLTVNPDFSQVEVDRQVINLTRFEFQFPERRQFFLENSDLFDRMGFPSARPFFSRRIGLASDSNRVSPTLQQVRIEYGARLSGSINKNWRVSLLNMQTKETLSIGLPTQNFMVAAIQRNFWKQSNIQLSFVNKESLGIHSLSDSLKYFTRDLYKKRENADGSFTKVLNVFNRSATVDVEMRSADNRWYSSLYYGLSFDNFNTNQTQTGGGFAQHTKRHFQIFFGHVFNQKNYNAEVGFVPSQRVYPGWSNTFASFYGTFYPKNSAIATMGPTLDLGVNNVPSGLMTDKTAALGYRINFLNTSSANVAYNYTFQELTNSFNPIDEKVYTAFKTGEIYMWHNYTFTYRSDQRKIFRYSLGTTLGGFYNGNNANINGELNYRYQPYGSVSLRFDYNDLNLAEGYGKERLFVLSPRFDLTFTRAIFFTTFIQYNSLRDNINLNARFQWRYKPASDFFIVYTENYLPSTFGSKNYSLVFKLTYWLNL from the coding sequence ATGGTTTTATTCTACAGAGCTAGTATTACTTTCATTTTCTTGCTCGTTAACCTCACGGCCTTTGCCCAGATCAAAAATCAACCGGGCAAAGGCTTGGCCATTCGCAAGGCGACTGGTAAAATTGTATTAGACGGCAAACTAGATGAGGCCGATTGGCAAAGCGCAGAAGTAGCCGCTGATTTTTTTCTTAACTATCCTGTGGATAATGCAGCCCCCTCCTTTCAGTCGGAAGCCAGGGTAATGTTTGATGAGCATGCATTATATGTTTCATTTGTTTGTTATGATGATCAGCGGCCCGATATCGTGCAATCGCTCAGACGCGATTTTGATTTTTCCACCAACGACCACATTGGCGTATACATAGGGCCATACAACGATGGTATCAACGGTTTCTTTTTCGGCATAACGCCCGAAGGCGTGCAACGTGAAGGAACCGTTGCGGGCGCTGGCGCTGATGACAACGGTTACAACGCTACATGGGACAATAAGTGGTATTCGCATGTAACCAACTATGCCGATAAATGGGTGGCCGAGTTGATGATACCATTCAAAAGTTTTAGGTACAAGAGCGAAGCACGAGAGTGGAACATTACCTTTCTGCGCAACGATGTCAAACGCAACCAAATTTCCAGTTGGATCGCCACGCCCATTCAGTTTATCCCGGCATCCTTTGCTTATTCCGGTAAACTTGTTTGGCAAGATCCACCACCCCGCCAATCAATTAATGTATCATTGATCCCATTTGTGGCTGGGAGTACCGCTACGGATAGAACCACCAACCCGCAAACCACAACCAACGATTTTCAATACGGTGCCGATGCAAAAGTGGCGGTGACGCCTTCGCTCAACTTAGACCTGACTGTAAATCCGGATTTTTCACAAGTGGAAGTAGACAGGCAAGTGATTAACCTCACGCGATTTGAATTTCAGTTTCCCGAAAGGCGACAGTTCTTTTTGGAAAACAGCGATTTGTTTGATCGTATGGGTTTTCCCTCGGCACGTCCATTTTTTTCGCGCAGAATTGGTTTGGCCTCTGACTCCAATCGCGTTAGCCCAACGCTGCAGCAGGTGCGCATTGAGTATGGTGCGCGCCTCAGTGGTTCCATCAACAAAAACTGGCGTGTGAGTTTGTTGAACATGCAAACAAAAGAAACTCTTTCAATCGGTTTGCCCACTCAAAATTTCATGGTAGCCGCCATCCAACGAAACTTTTGGAAGCAATCCAACATTCAATTATCGTTTGTGAACAAAGAGTCGTTGGGTATCCACTCGCTAAGCGATTCTCTCAAATACTTTACACGCGACTTATATAAAAAGCGAGAGAATGCCGATGGTTCGTTCACCAAAGTTTTAAACGTATTCAATCGGTCTGCCACGGTTGACGTTGAAATGCGAAGTGCCGACAACCGATGGTACTCAAGTTTATATTACGGTTTATCGTTTGATAATTTCAATACTAACCAAACACAAACAGGTGGAGGCTTTGCACAACACACCAAGCGCCATTTTCAGATTTTCTTTGGTCACGTGTTCAACCAAAAAAACTACAATGCAGAAGTCGGTTTTGTGCCAAGCCAACGCGTGTACCCGGGATGGTCCAATACTTTCGCCAGTTTTTATGGCACTTTTTACCCAAAGAATTCCGCCATTGCCACGATGGGGCCAACCTTAGACTTAGGTGTGAATAACGTACCTTCGGGTTTGATGACGGACAAAACTGCGGCCCTTGGGTATCGGATCAATTTCCTCAACACATCAAGTGCAAATGTCGCTTACAACTACACTTTTCAAGAACTTACCAATTCATTCAATCCCATTGACGAAAAGGTTTATACAGCTTTCAAAACAGGAGAGATCTATATGTGGCATAATTACACCTTCACGTATCGATCGGATCAGCGCAAAATATTTCGATACTCCCTGGGAACAACACTTGGTGGATTTTACAATGGCAACAACGCCAATATCAACGGTGAACTAAACTACCGTTATCAGCCTTACGGAAGTGTTTCGCTACGATTTGACTACAACGACTTGAATTTGGCCGAAGGGTATGGCAAAGAAAGACTTTTTGTGTTAAGCCCTCGTTTTGATTTAACGTTTACGCGGGCCATTTTCTTTACTACTTTTATTCAATACAACTCACTTCGCGATAACATTAATCTGAACGCTCGCTTTCAATGGCGGTACAAACCCGCTAGTGATTTCTTTATTGTGTACACCGAAAATTACCTGCCGTCAACCTTTGGCAGTAAAAATTATTCGCTGGTGTTTAAATTGACATATTGGTTGAATCTTTAA